In Turicibacter sanguinis, a genomic segment contains:
- a CDS encoding ABC transporter ATP-binding protein: MRKLIEPLMKDLNVIFFLFRLAYQISKTYLPIVITSSIVTALMPFLNLVMMKLVIDELTGSRRIEVFIWLVGIVVLGNLVLNVTSRCLKTKVEIKNEELLNGFDAMVGEKIMSLDFQMIEDPKILDLKERALFPIHNQGAMYRVMEYSMTLFSTILTMIGLIAMISMLNPLMILFLFLMAILSAFINKKAQQVMFKFYQLLIPVNRKFSYFGNLTSDFSYGKEIRLYKMDDLIMDRIEDYNHTTLTVFTDLYEVLGRYAAYSEVMMQIQIVFVYLYMVYKVIVKSIGLGDFTMYASAATQFGQCLSQILNTYMELSQMCRYMESYIEFDALKPSVLSGKETDVPMDNLTLEFKNVSFKYPKSEVNVLNNVNVTILPGEKLSIVGLNGAGKTTFIKLLTRLYEPTEGAIYLNGVNILEYDLKEYLALMSVVFQDFKLFAFSVKDNIVFNQVEKDETIIEVLREAGFEKDLANLPKGIETPIYKTFEEDGVEFSGGQSQKIAISRAIYKNSPIVILDEPTSALDPMTEYDIYHRFNELVGAKTTIYISHRLSSCLFCDRIAVFKDGQIVELGTHDDLMKEGGLYQEMYQAQAQYYI; this comes from the coding sequence ATGCGCAAATTAATAGAACCCTTGATGAAAGATTTGAACGTGATTTTCTTTTTATTTCGATTGGCCTATCAGATTTCAAAGACCTATCTTCCCATTGTCATCACCTCATCTATTGTGACGGCCTTGATGCCATTTTTGAATTTGGTGATGATGAAGCTAGTCATTGATGAGTTGACCGGTTCTAGAAGGATTGAGGTTTTTATCTGGTTGGTTGGAATCGTGGTGCTTGGAAATTTGGTGTTAAATGTGACATCGCGTTGTTTGAAAACGAAGGTGGAGATTAAAAATGAGGAGTTGTTAAATGGATTTGACGCGATGGTGGGTGAAAAAATCATGAGCCTTGATTTTCAAATGATTGAGGATCCAAAGATTCTAGATTTGAAAGAGCGTGCGTTATTTCCGATTCATAATCAGGGGGCAATGTATCGGGTCATGGAATATTCGATGACGTTATTTTCAACCATCTTAACGATGATTGGATTGATTGCCATGATTTCGATGTTAAATCCGTTGATGATTCTATTTTTGTTTTTAATGGCAATTTTATCAGCGTTCATTAATAAGAAGGCACAACAAGTGATGTTTAAATTTTATCAACTCTTGATTCCAGTTAATCGTAAGTTTAGTTATTTTGGAAACTTAACGAGCGATTTTAGTTATGGAAAAGAGATTCGTTTATATAAAATGGACGATTTAATCATGGATCGTATTGAGGATTATAATCACACGACGTTAACGGTCTTTACTGATTTATATGAAGTGCTTGGGAGATATGCAGCTTATAGTGAAGTGATGATGCAGATTCAGATAGTGTTCGTGTATCTTTATATGGTATATAAAGTCATTGTTAAATCGATTGGACTGGGTGATTTTACGATGTATGCCTCAGCTGCAACACAGTTTGGTCAGTGTTTATCACAAATTTTAAATACCTACATGGAGCTATCTCAAATGTGTCGATACATGGAATCGTATATAGAATTTGATGCATTAAAACCAAGTGTTTTAAGTGGGAAAGAGACAGATGTACCGATGGATAATCTGACACTTGAGTTTAAAAATGTGTCATTTAAATATCCAAAAAGTGAAGTTAATGTGCTAAATAACGTTAATGTGACGATTCTGCCAGGTGAGAAATTATCCATTGTTGGACTCAATGGTGCGGGGAAAACAACCTTTATTAAATTATTAACGCGTTTGTATGAACCAACAGAAGGAGCCATTTATTTAAATGGGGTTAATATTTTAGAGTATGATTTAAAAGAGTATTTAGCTTTAATGTCTGTCGTTTTCCAAGATTTTAAATTGTTCGCTTTCTCGGTTAAAGATAACATTGTGTTTAATCAAGTGGAGAAAGATGAAACGATTATTGAAGTATTAAGAGAAGCGGGATTTGAAAAAGATTTGGCTAATCTTCCAAAAGGAATCGAAACGCCTATTTATAAAACATTTGAAGAAGATGGTGTCGAATTTTCAGGTGGACAAAGTCAAAAAATTGCGATTTCCCGGGCAATATACAAAAATTCCCCGATTGTCATTTTAGATGAACCGACATCTGCTCTTGATCCGATGACTGAGTATGATATTTATCACCGTTTTAATGAATTAGTGGGAGCTAAAACAACGATTTATATTTCTCATCGTTTATCGAGTTGTTTATTTTGCGATCGAATTGCAGTTTTTAAGGATGGACAGATTGTTGAACTTGGAACACATGATGATCTGATGA
- a CDS encoding ABC transporter ATP-binding protein, with amino-acid sequence MRQYMFKHKFLLVTTVLVRCIGAAMQVYIALLIQQLIDYVVGGDMNGFVKAILFAAVYFSLMGLVDYLTSATQAIYLKKTLIALKRDVFKGILAKDYEDFNKSNTADYLSNLTNDMNLIEANYITPFLMMIGDVVIFVGTTAVLLWINPWVTLAMFLMAALLMIVPSLFGKVLEKRQNKVSDKQGMFTSKIKDIFQGYEVVKSYRMIPSVTHEFNVVNDELEDAKFKSTHLKGVAQAVSMIFAIGTQIAGMAIAGYFVLLGQMTVGNLFAVVQLGNGIQGPIMWIMQKVTQIKGMSGVNEKIMALIEVGKRESNEVALSEFKESIRLENVHFAYEETPVLNGISYTFSKNKKYAIVGESGCGKSTLIKLMMGYYRDYEGQILVDGQDVKNPIPLSMTELASMIHQNIYLFDKTIADNIFLDQTFADIQIKRALTQSGVTKFIKLLPEALKTAVGENGKNLSGGQKQRVAIARALIQEMPILMLDEGTSALDLQTAYDIEKTLLAIDELTVITITHKLSEEILSDYDEIIVMDQGQIVESGSFNHLLTQKGAFYQLYTLKKDDDFSVAS; translated from the coding sequence ATGAGACAGTACATGTTTAAACACAAATTTTTACTGGTTACAACAGTTTTAGTTCGTTGTATTGGGGCAGCGATGCAAGTCTATATTGCGCTTTTAATTCAACAATTGATTGATTATGTAGTGGGCGGGGACATGAATGGTTTTGTGAAGGCTATTCTCTTCGCGGCGGTTTATTTTTCACTGATGGGACTGGTTGACTATTTAACAAGTGCGACTCAGGCGATTTATTTGAAAAAAACGTTGATTGCGCTAAAACGTGATGTGTTTAAAGGGATTTTAGCAAAAGACTATGAAGATTTTAATAAGAGTAATACGGCTGATTATTTATCAAATTTGACGAATGATATGAATTTGATTGAGGCCAATTACATTACACCGTTTTTAATGATGATTGGAGATGTGGTGATTTTTGTAGGGACCACGGCTGTTTTACTCTGGATTAATCCCTGGGTGACACTTGCGATGTTTTTGATGGCCGCTTTATTAATGATTGTGCCATCGCTTTTTGGGAAGGTGCTTGAGAAAAGACAAAATAAAGTATCGGATAAGCAAGGGATGTTTACCTCAAAGATTAAAGATATTTTTCAAGGCTATGAAGTCGTGAAGTCTTATCGAATGATTCCATCCGTCACCCATGAATTTAACGTTGTGAATGATGAGTTAGAGGATGCAAAATTTAAGAGTACACATCTAAAAGGGGTGGCTCAAGCTGTTTCGATGATTTTTGCCATTGGTACACAAATTGCTGGAATGGCGATTGCGGGATACTTTGTCCTTCTTGGGCAAATGACAGTCGGAAATTTATTTGCGGTCGTTCAACTGGGGAATGGAATTCAAGGTCCGATTATGTGGATTATGCAGAAAGTGACTCAAATTAAAGGAATGAGCGGTGTGAATGAAAAAATCATGGCGCTGATTGAGGTAGGAAAACGTGAATCTAACGAAGTAGCATTATCAGAATTTAAGGAATCAATTAGATTAGAGAATGTGCATTTTGCTTATGAAGAAACACCGGTTTTAAATGGTATTTCTTATACGTTTTCAAAAAATAAAAAGTATGCGATTGTCGGTGAAAGTGGTTGTGGGAAATCGACGCTGATTAAATTAATGATGGGATATTACCGTGATTATGAAGGTCAGATTTTGGTGGATGGTCAAGATGTTAAGAATCCAATCCCATTATCGATGACAGAACTCGCTTCTATGATTCATCAAAATATTTATTTATTTGATAAAACGATTGCAGATAATATTTTCTTAGATCAAACCTTTGCAGATATTCAAATAAAACGTGCTTTAACTCAAAGTGGTGTAACAAAATTTATCAAGCTGTTACCTGAGGCTTTAAAAACTGCTGTTGGTGAAAATGGGAAGAATTTATCAGGAGGGCAAAAGCAACGTGTGGCGATTGCGCGCGCCTTAATTCAGGAGATGCCTATTTTAATGTTGGATGAGGGAACCTCAGCACTTGATTTACAGACGGCGTATGATATTGAAAAGACGTTGCTTGCAATCGATGAGTTAACAGTCATTACCATTACTCATAAGTTAAGTGAGGAAATTTTATCAGATTATGATGAAATCATCGTGATGGATCAAGGTCAGATTGTTGAATCTGGAAGTTTTAATCATTTATTAACTCAAAAAGGTGCATTTTATCAGTTATATACACTTAAAAAAGACGACGATTTTTCTGTTGCTAGTTAA
- a CDS encoding DUF4004 family protein: MEESLISKKELLQLTNISYGQLYRWKRKNLIPEEWFIKKSVSTGQETFFPRKEILERIERILELKDTVSLDELSEIFSPHVAEPTFDSSELINKKIVSQQAMQLYQSMTGASANLSDLKEVLMLKILQDYVASGVITFDEGKMIQAFLNQHFMKLTQEKSSLFLMRHLGLPFVIGAIDKEMLLIDEQDRIVLEIAVAKELSQIKLASLQ, translated from the coding sequence ATGGAAGAATCTTTAATCTCTAAAAAAGAATTATTGCAGTTAACGAATATTTCATATGGACAACTGTACAGATGGAAGCGTAAAAACTTAATTCCTGAAGAATGGTTTATTAAGAAGTCTGTTTCAACCGGACAAGAAACATTTTTCCCAAGAAAAGAAATTCTTGAGCGAATTGAACGGATTCTTGAACTTAAGGATACAGTGTCGTTAGATGAGTTGTCAGAAATTTTCTCACCCCATGTAGCGGAACCAACATTTGATAGTTCGGAGTTAATAAATAAGAAGATTGTGTCACAGCAGGCAATGCAGTTGTATCAAAGTATGACAGGGGCTTCAGCTAATTTATCAGATTTAAAAGAGGTGTTGATGTTAAAAATTTTACAAGATTATGTGGCATCAGGGGTTATTACATTTGATGAAGGAAAAATGATTCAAGCTTTTTTAAATCAGCATTTTATGAAGTTAACACAGGAAAAATCAAGTCTTTTTTTGATGCGGCATTTAGGCCTGCCGTTTGTTATTGGTGCGATTGATAAGGAGATGTTGCTGATTGATGAGCAGGATCGAATTGTGTTAGAAATTGCAGTGGCGAAGGAACTAAGTCAGATTAAGTTAGCGAGTTTGCAATAA
- a CDS encoding MarR family winged helix-turn-helix transcriptional regulator — MNKYEALKLENQLCFALYATSREVIKLYKPFLDAFGLTYTQYITLLVLWEKEAISFKDLGQALHLDSGTLTPLIKKLEAMKLVIKYRDPQDDRVVIVELTEDGRVLKDEMVDIPNQLFCRVGGEVEEYASLKSSLESLLKKLS; from the coding sequence ATGAACAAATATGAAGCATTAAAATTAGAGAATCAGTTGTGCTTTGCTTTATATGCGACATCTCGTGAAGTCATTAAGTTATATAAACCATTTTTAGATGCGTTTGGCTTAACGTATACGCAATATATTACATTGCTTGTTTTATGGGAAAAGGAAGCTATCTCATTTAAGGATTTAGGACAGGCTTTGCATTTAGATTCAGGTACGTTAACGCCGCTCATTAAAAAATTAGAAGCGATGAAATTAGTCATCAAATATCGTGATCCACAAGATGACCGTGTCGTGATTGTGGAATTAACCGAAGATGGGCGTGTGTTAAAAGATGAAATGGTAGATATTCCAAATCAATTATTCTGTCGTGTTGGTGGCGAGGTAGAAGAGTACGCTAGCTTGAAATCATCACTGGAATCTTTATTAAAGAAATTGAGTTAA
- a CDS encoding glutathione peroxidase produces the protein MNFYHLEAKKMNGQMVRMDEYQGKVVLIVNTASKCGLTPQFKELEALYQDYKPQGFEVLGFPCNQFAKQDSGSNKEIHEFCQLNYGVSFTMFEKIEVNGEGAHPLYRFLKKEAKGLFSSEIKWNFTKFLIDQNGRVIRRYAPTVKPSKIEADIQKLLK, from the coding sequence ATGAATTTTTATCATTTAGAAGCGAAGAAAATGAATGGACAAATGGTTCGAATGGATGAATATCAAGGAAAAGTGGTATTGATTGTCAATACAGCGAGTAAGTGTGGATTAACACCTCAATTTAAAGAATTAGAAGCTCTTTATCAAGATTATAAACCTCAAGGGTTTGAAGTACTTGGCTTTCCATGTAATCAATTTGCAAAACAAGATTCAGGAAGTAATAAAGAGATTCATGAGTTTTGCCAACTGAATTATGGCGTGAGTTTTACAATGTTTGAAAAAATAGAAGTGAATGGGGAAGGAGCACATCCACTTTATCGATTTTTAAAAAAGGAAGCAAAAGGACTGTTTAGCTCAGAGATTAAGTGGAATTTTACGAAGTTTTTAATTGATCAAAATGGTCGTGTCATTAGACGATATGCCCCAACGGTAAAACCTTCAAAGATTGAAGCAGATATTCAAAAATTATTAAAGTAA
- a CDS encoding GNAT family N-acetyltransferase, protein MLQTERLIIRRFTKEDWQDLYEYLRDEEVVQFEPYEVYTEEQAKQETLKRVNDDCFFAVCLKADGTVIGNLTLIEGAFQTWEVGFVFNRQYQRKGYATESVKALMNYAFTHLGARRIVAMCSPLNEPSWKLLERIGMRYEGTLLQNVYFKKDEEGKPIWLDTYEYAILKSEWIKQG, encoded by the coding sequence ATGTTACAAACAGAGCGATTAATCATTAGGAGATTTACGAAAGAAGATTGGCAGGATTTGTATGAATACTTGCGTGATGAGGAAGTTGTTCAATTTGAGCCTTATGAGGTTTATACTGAAGAGCAAGCCAAACAAGAGACGCTCAAACGAGTAAATGACGATTGTTTTTTTGCAGTTTGTTTGAAAGCAGATGGAACAGTCATTGGGAATTTAACGTTAATTGAAGGAGCATTTCAAACATGGGAAGTAGGGTTTGTTTTTAATCGTCAGTATCAACGTAAAGGTTACGCAACAGAAAGTGTCAAAGCGTTAATGAATTATGCTTTTACTCATTTAGGTGCTAGACGAATTGTTGCGATGTGTAGTCCATTAAATGAACCATCTTGGAAGTTGTTAGAACGAATTGGGATGCGTTATGAGGGGACATTGTTACAAAATGTGTACTTTAAGAAGGATGAAGAAGGAAAGCCGATTTGGTTAGATACCTACGAGTATGCCATCTTAAAATCTGAATGGATAAAACAGGGATAA
- a CDS encoding polymer-forming cytoskeletal protein, translating to MAEHLKIYGDATVGGGTFDKVRIYGDGLITTDLIANSIKVYGDATFEGRVEANLIKVMGDCEFKGHVTCQTVAIYGDTTFEGSVAIKLLKIRGMATLNESSVIESIQSMGACVVNGTLKGERLTSYGSLDGDGTIKVHTLMSQGEIRTRGELEGEYLNIYGAIHNAKLINGEEIHIVLNEHCRCESIGATKLTVSPSKKKRVRKTLTVNQIEGDEINLTYTKAKKVHGDKVMIGAECTVDYVEYSTDLTTHPTAKIKQQDRN from the coding sequence ATGGCGGAGCATTTAAAGATATATGGTGATGCAACCGTTGGTGGAGGAACCTTTGATAAGGTTCGTATTTATGGTGATGGATTGATTACAACAGATCTTATAGCTAACAGTATTAAAGTTTATGGTGATGCGACGTTTGAGGGACGTGTTGAGGCCAATTTGATTAAGGTCATGGGGGATTGTGAGTTTAAAGGGCATGTGACGTGTCAGACGGTTGCAATTTATGGTGATACGACGTTTGAAGGAAGTGTTGCAATTAAGTTGTTAAAGATTCGTGGGATGGCGACACTTAATGAATCAAGTGTGATTGAAAGTATTCAAAGTATGGGAGCTTGCGTGGTCAATGGGACATTAAAAGGTGAACGTTTGACGAGCTATGGATCACTTGATGGGGATGGAACGATAAAGGTTCATACCTTAATGTCACAAGGTGAGATTCGAACACGAGGTGAACTTGAGGGTGAGTATTTAAATATTTATGGTGCGATTCATAATGCGAAGTTAATTAATGGTGAAGAAATTCATATTGTGTTAAATGAACATTGTCGCTGTGAAAGTATTGGGGCAACGAAGTTAACGGTGAGTCCGTCTAAGAAAAAACGAGTTCGTAAGACGTTGACGGTGAATCAAATTGAAGGTGATGAGATAAATCTGACGTATACGAAAGCGAAAAAGGTTCACGGTGATAAGGTGATGATTGGAGCGGAGTGTACGGTTGATTATGTGGAGTATTCAACTGATTTAACAACACATCCTACAGCAAAGATTAAACAACAAGATAGAAATTAG
- a CDS encoding ABC transporter ATP-binding protein has product MNEKSSKDVNRRDLNHLKYLISHAWKWDKLLFVYYGLFTLLTAVQPFISLFSIKWLIDELTTEMNVIVLACILGFFLLGGVMVNALVTFIKNLYMPRLILLRFKFINQMQRKAMKMDFRYTEDPKTLDDLENAGQAVSSNHVGIEGVFHKLFEVSGSLVSLLTYMSLLFMLSPWVLLYLFLNMLFVYYLTSRAKKYEFSKKDENAALNRRSSYLYNTMSDFKFGKEIRIYQLGIWLCEKFRGIKGEHLQLTKKIQKRYLGVSLVDAILILIREGIVYAYLIYCVLAKGLSLGSFSMYFTSISHFTTTLQSVMEDLAHLRLQLLYVNHFRTFLEIQDELPLEEPTPIPLLKPYTIEFKKVSFKYPNSERYIFKDLSFKIKAGERLAIVGINGAGKTTLVKLITRLYEPTDGEILLDGINVKNLDRAKYFDLFSVVFQDIKVLAFTVGENVAIQNRDVLDRARVMECLEQAGIKDKIASLKHGIETPMLKGLEEEGIELSGGQNQKLALARALYKNGDIVILDEPTSALDPLAEYEIYQNFDALIGDKTAIYISHRLSSTRFCDTIAFFENGEILEYGTHEELLAKKGRYAEMFNIQAQYYQLESVEEMAACAN; this is encoded by the coding sequence ATGAATGAGAAATCATCAAAGGATGTTAATCGAAGGGATTTAAATCATTTAAAGTATTTGATTTCACACGCTTGGAAATGGGATAAGTTATTATTTGTTTATTATGGTTTATTTACATTATTAACAGCCGTGCAACCCTTTATCAGTTTGTTTTCGATTAAGTGGCTGATTGATGAGTTGACGACAGAAATGAATGTGATAGTGTTAGCTTGTATTTTAGGATTCTTTTTGCTCGGTGGGGTAATGGTTAATGCCCTTGTTACATTCATTAAAAATTTATATATGCCCCGTCTCATTTTACTGCGTTTTAAGTTTATAAATCAGATGCAACGTAAAGCTATGAAGATGGATTTTAGATATACAGAAGATCCCAAAACATTGGATGATTTAGAAAATGCCGGGCAAGCTGTTTCTTCAAATCATGTGGGAATTGAAGGGGTTTTTCATAAGTTGTTTGAGGTATCGGGGAGTTTAGTGTCGTTACTGACATATATGAGTTTATTATTTATGCTCAGTCCATGGGTTCTTTTATACTTATTTTTGAATATGCTGTTTGTTTACTATTTAACATCTAGAGCGAAAAAATATGAATTCTCTAAAAAAGATGAAAATGCAGCGTTAAATCGCCGGTCGAGCTATTTGTATAATACGATGTCAGATTTTAAATTTGGAAAAGAGATTCGCATTTATCAATTAGGGATTTGGCTTTGTGAAAAATTTAGAGGGATAAAAGGAGAACACTTACAGTTAACGAAAAAAATTCAAAAGCGTTATTTGGGCGTGAGTTTAGTGGATGCAATCTTGATTTTAATTCGAGAAGGAATTGTGTACGCCTATTTAATTTATTGTGTCTTAGCAAAGGGATTAAGCCTTGGAAGTTTCTCCATGTATTTTACGAGTATTAGTCATTTCACGACGACCTTGCAAAGCGTAATGGAAGATTTAGCTCATCTTCGTTTGCAATTATTGTATGTCAATCATTTTAGAACTTTTTTAGAGATTCAAGATGAGCTACCATTAGAAGAACCAACCCCTATTCCGTTGCTTAAACCGTATACGATTGAGTTTAAAAAGGTGAGTTTTAAATATCCAAACAGTGAACGTTATATCTTTAAAGATTTATCGTTTAAAATTAAGGCAGGAGAACGCTTGGCCATTGTTGGCATAAACGGAGCAGGAAAAACAACGTTGGTTAAATTAATAACTCGTTTATATGAACCAACAGATGGTGAAATATTATTAGACGGGATTAATGTTAAAAATTTGGACCGCGCCAAGTATTTCGACTTATTCTCAGTCGTGTTTCAAGATATTAAAGTGTTGGCGTTTACGGTTGGTGAAAATGTAGCGATTCAAAATCGTGATGTCCTTGACCGTGCAAGAGTGATGGAATGTTTAGAGCAGGCAGGGATTAAAGATAAAATTGCATCCTTAAAGCATGGCATTGAGACGCCGATGTTAAAAGGTCTTGAAGAAGAGGGAATTGAGTTATCGGGAGGTCAAAATCAAAAATTAGCATTAGCGCGGGCACTCTATAAAAATGGAGACATTGTCATTTTAGATGAACCCACTTCAGCGCTTGATCCGTTAGCAGAGTATGAAATTTATCAAAACTTTGATGCCTTGATTGGAGATAAGACTGCCATTTATATTTCTCACCGATTATCAAGTACACGTTTTTGTGATACGATTGCTTTTTTTGAAAATGGGGAGATTTTAGAGTATGGTACTCATGAGGAACTGTTAGCGAAAAAGGGGCGTTATGCGGAAATGTTTAATATTCAAGCACAGTATTATCAGTTAGAGTCAGTAGAGGAGATGGCAGCATGCGCAAATTAA